TTGGACTGTGAGGCGGGTAGCAAGGCGAACGCATGACAGGCACTTTCCTGCATGTAGTGCTTGACGCCTGCACTTTGCTGCACTATTCTGCATCAAAATAAACCACATGCAGTATGTTGCATGTGAACGGTGCAGGAGACCCTCATGACCCATGCCGTACCCCCGGTCGATTTCCGGACCGACCCCAGCCGCTATCGCCACTGGCGCCTGACCACCGACGGCCCCATCGCCACCCTGGCAATGGACGTGGCCGAAGACGGCGGGCTGCGTCCCGGCTACAAGCTCAAGCTGAATTCCTATGACCTGGGCGTCGACATCGAGCTGCACGACGCCCTGCAGCGCATCCGCTTCGAGCACCCCGAAGTCCGGACCGTGGTGGTGACCAGCCTCAAGGACCGCGTGTTCTGTTCGGGCGCCAACATCTTCATGCTGGGCCTGTCCTCGCATGCCTGGAAGGTGAACTTCTGCAAGTTCACCAACGAGACGCGCAACGGCATGGAAGACGCCAGCCGGCACAGCGGCCTGAAGTTCATCGCCGCGGTCAACGGCGCCTGCGCCGGCGGCGGCTACGAGCTGGCCCTGGCCTGCGATGAAATCCTGCTGGTGGACGACCGCTCTTCCGCGGTGGCCTTGCCGGAAGTGCCCTTGCTGGGCGTGCTGCCCGGCACCGGCGGGCTGACGCGCGTGATCGACAAGCGCAAGGTGCGGCACGACCATGCCGACATCTTCTGCACCCTGGTCGAAGGCGTGCGCGGCGAGCGCGCCAAGGCTTGGCGCCTGGTCGACGACGTCATCAAGCCGCAGCAGTTCGCGGCCGGCGTGCGCGAACGCGCCCTGGCCCTGGGGGAAGGCAGCAGCCGTCCCGCGCAGGCCCAGGGCATCGTACTCACGCCGCTGGAGCGGCGCGACTCGCCAGAGGGCCTTTCCTATCGCTACGTCTCCGTCGAAATAGATCGCGAACGCCGCCTGGCCAACTGGACCGTGCGCGCCCCCGACGGCGACGTACCTGTCCAGCTTGACGCGATCCTGGCGCAGGGCGCGGCCTGGTGGCCGCTGCAGATGGCGCGCGAACTGGACGACGCCATCCTGTGGATGCGCGCGAATGAACTGGATATCGGCACCTGGGTGCTGCGCACGCAAGGCGATGCGCAGGCCGTGCTTGCCGCGGATGCCGCCTTGCAGGCGCATGCGGAACACTGGTTCGTCAACGAAACCGCCGGCATGCTGCGCCGTACGCTGGCGCGGCTGGACGTCACCTCGCGCACCCTGTTCGCGTTCGTGGAACCCGGCTCATGCTTCGCCGGCACGCTGCTGGAGCTGGCGCTGGCGGCGGATCGCATCTACATGCTGGATGACGAGGAGGCCGCCGCGCCCGCGCGGCTCGTGCTCGGCGATCGCAACTTCGGCGCCTATCCCATGGTCAGCGGCGTAAGCCGTTTGCAACGCCGCTTCCACGGCGAAGCGGCGCCGCTGGAAGCGGTGCGCGCGCATGCCGGCCAGGCGCTGGCCGCCCCGCAGGCACTGGATCTGGGGCTGGTCACCTTCGCGCCGGACGCCATCGACTGGGACGACGAAGTGCGCCTGGCCCTGGAAGAGCGTGGGGCGCTTTCGCCCGACGCGCTGACCGGCATGGAAGCCAACCTGCGCTTCGGCCCGCGCGAGACCATGGAAACCCGCATCTTCGGCCGCCTGACGGCGTGGCAGAACTGGATCTTCAACCGGCCCAACGCCGCCGGTGAAAAAGGCGCACTCAAGCTTTATGGCAAAGGCGAACAGGCCCAGTTCGACTGGAACCGCGTCTAGGAGCATCGACATGTCAGGCGTTAACTATTCCGACCGTATCCCCAACAACGTCAACCTGTCCGGCGACCGCGCCCTGCAGCGCGCGCTGGAACACTGGCAGCCCAACTACCTGCAATGGTGGCGCGACATGGGTCCCGACGGCTCGCACGGCCACGACGTCTACCTGCGCACCGCCGTCAGCGTGGAGCCCGACGGCTGGGCCCATTTCGACCACGTGAAGATGCCCGATTACCGCTGGGGCATCTTCCTGGCGCCGCAGGACGGCCAGCGCAGGATCCACTTCGGCGAAAACCTGGGCCGCGAGGTCTGGCAGGACGTGCCCGGCGAGCATCGCGCCAACCTGCGCCGCATCATCGTCACGCAGGGCGATACCGAACCCGCGTCGATCGAACAGCAGCGCCATCTGGGCCTGACCGCGCCGTCGCAATACGACCTGCGCAACCTGTTCCAGATCAATGTCGAGGAAGGCCGCCACCTGTGGGCGATGGTATACCTGCTGCACCGCTACTTCGGCCGCGACGGCCGCGAGGAAGCCGACGCGCTGCTGCAGCGCACGTCCGGCGATGCCGACAACCCGCGCATCCTGGGCGCGTTCAACGAGAAGACGCCAGACTGGCTGTCCTTCTACATGTTCACGTACTTCACCGACCGCGACGGCAAGTTCCAGTTGTGCGCGCTGGCGGAGTCCGGCTTCGATCCACTGGCCCGCACGACCAAATTCATGCTGACCGAAGAAGCGCATCACATGTTCGTGGGCGAATCCGGCGTGTCGCGCATCATCCAGCGCACCTGCGAAGTGATGAACCAGTTGAAGACCGACGATCCCGCCTCGATACGCGCGGCCGGCGTCATCGACCTGCCCACCATCCAGCGCTACCTGAATTTCCACTACAGCGTCACCATAGACCTGTTCGGCGCCGACCAGTCGTCCAATGCCGCCATTTTCTACAGCGCCGGCCTGAAGGGCCGCTACGAGGAGGGCAAGCGCCAGGACGACCATCAGCTCAAGAACGACACGTATCGCATCCTGTCGCTGGAAGGCGGCAGGCTGGGCGAAACGGAAGTGCCCATGTTGAACGCCTTGAACGAAGTGCTGCGCGACGACTTCATCCGCGATTCCATGGCCGGGGTGGGGCGGTGGAACAAGGTCATCGAAAAGAACGGCCTGCCCTTCCGCCTGACCGTGCCGCACAAGGCTTTCAACCGCCAGATCGGCACGCTGGCCGGCGTCAACGTAACGCCCGAAGGCCAGGTGGTGGACGATGCGCAATGGCGCGCGGGCCTGCCGCGCTGGCTGCCCACCGAGGACGACCGCGCCTTCGTGGCGTCCTTGATGGGACGTGTCACCGAGCCGGGCAAGTTCGCCAACTGGATCGCGCCGCCGGTCATGGGCGTGAATCGCCAGCCGGTGGACTTCGAGTACATCCGTTTCAACTGATCCGCCCGCCGGCCGTATCCAGGGTGTAGAGATGAACGCGCCATTGCCCGCCAGCCTGCTGAAGCAGCATCTGATCGATCCGGAGATCTGCATCCGCTGCAACACCTGCGAGGAAACCTGCCCGATCGATGCCATTACGCACGACGGCAACAACTACGTGGTGAATCCGGACGTCTGCAATGGCTGCATGGCCTGCGTGCCGCCGTGTCCGACCGGCTCCATCGACAACTGGCGCGTCATCCCGCGCGCGCGGGCCTACGGCGTGGACGACCAGTTCGGTTGGGACGCCTTGCCGCCGCAGGAACCGGTGGAGAGCCTGCTGGCCGAAGCGCAGGCCGTTGCACAGGCCGTTGCCGGCCAAGGCGGCGCGTCCGCCAGCGCGGACGCCGCGCCGGCTTTCGCTACGCCCGAGTCGGCAAGCGCCGCCTTGGCCAGCGCCGCCTTGGCCGGCGCGCCTGACGATGCCCTCATCGAGGAAGGCGTCGCAGCGGCAGCCGTCGTCGTCAACCGGGGCGCCACCGTCCCGCCCTGGTCGGCCGCCCATCCCTACGTCAACCTGTATACCCACAAGGAACCGGTGGTGGCGACCGTCGTCGGCAACTACCGCGTCACCGACGACGCTGCCGACAGCGACGTGCGCCACATCGTCCTCGATTTCGGCGAAGCGTCCTTCCCCGTTCTGGAAGGCCAATCCATCGGCATCCTGCCGCCCGGGGTGGACGCGCGGGGCCGGCCCCACCACGCGCGCCAGTACTCCGTCGCCAGCCCGCGCGATGGCGAGCGCCCCGGCTACAACAACCTGTCGCTGACGGTGAAACGCGTGGCCGCCGGCCGCGACGGCAACACCCACGACGGCCTTTGTTCCAACTACCTGTGCGACCTGGCCAAGCACGACACCGTGCGCGTCATCGGCCCCTTCGGCAACACCTTCCTGATGCCCGGCCGATCCGGCGCCAACCTGCTGATGATCTGCACCGGCACCGGCTCCGCTCCCATGCGTGCCATGACGGAGCGTTGCCGCCGCCGCATGGACGGCAAGGAAAACGGCAAGCTGATGCTGTTCTTCGGCGCCCGCACGCGCCGCGAGCTGCCGTATTTCGGTCCGCTGATGAAGCTGCCCGCCGACTTCATCGACATCAACCTGGCCCTGTCGCGCGAACCCGGCCAGCCCAAGCGCTACGTGCAGGACCTGATCGTCGAGCGGGCGGCCGACGTGCTGGCGTTGCTCAACGATGACAAGACCTGTGTGTACGTCTGCGGACTCAAGGGCATGGAAACCGGCGTGCTGGACGCCCTGGAGCATGCCGCCGTGCAAGCCGGCCAGGATTGGTCTATCCTGCACCAGGCCTTGTGCCGCCAAGGCAGGCTGCATTTCGAGACGTACTGACCGCGACCGGACGATCCCGCCCAGGCGCCCCACGGGCGCGCGGCTTGGCGCAGTTCCGGCCCGGCCGCCATGGGGAAGCCGCTAGATGAAGTTCGCCGAGTTCAAGCAGGGCATGGTCATACACGCCGGCCCGCTCAAGGTCACCGAAGCCGAGATCCTGGATTTCGCTCGCAAGTACGATCCGCAGTGGTTCCACACCGACGTCAAGCGCGCCAACGAAGGGCGCTGGGGCGGCCTGATCGCCAGCGGCTGGCATACCTGCGCCATGGCCATGCGCATGGCCGTCGACGCGGCCCTGCACGATTCCGAATCCTTCGGCTCGCCGGGGCTGGGCGAAGTGCGCTGGCGCGTGCCCGTGCGCCCGGGCGACCAGCTGCGCCTGGAGGCGCGCGTGCACGGCGTGCGCAGCTCGTCGTCGCGCAGCGACCTGGGCATCATCAACTGGGCCTGGGTGGTCTACAACCAGCATGACGAAGCGGTGCTGGAGCTCGACGCGACCAGCCTGTTCGACCTGGGCGAGGATACCTCCGCTTGAGGGCAGGGCGCACGATGCGCATCCGTATCGCCGCATTCGCGCTCGGGTTCGCGACCTGCGCCATGGGCGCGCGCGCCGCACCGGACGCCGCACAACACGCCGCACCTGATGCCGCACCAAGGGCACCCGCCGCATCCGCCGGGTCGGCTGCCCCTGTCGCGCCGGTGCCGGCGCAGGAGAACTACACGCTGCGGCAAGCCCTCATGGCCTCGGACATGCTGTCCAAGGTCGATGTCCTGTGCCCCGATGGCGACCGCGATCGGGAAGCCCGCCGCCTGGACGAACTGGAAACCGTCGCCAGGCAGCGCCTGAAGCTGTCGGCGAAGGCAATGCTGGAAGCGCTTCGCGACGAAGTGCCGCCGGTGCTGATGACCGCGGAGCAGGCGGTACGCGTCGTCGCCAATGCCGGCGGGTGCAAGACCGACGCACTCGCGGAATGGCGAGGCCGTGCGGCCTACGTCGCGGACACCTCGCGCCAGGTGCTGGCCGGCCAGGCGCGCGCGGACCGGCAATGGCCGCGCGACGCGGCGCTGGAACAACCGCTGCGGATCACCGTGACAGGGCAGGGCGCCGACGCCGCGGCGGATACGGCCGGACCGGGCAAGCAATCGGATGCGACCGCCGGCCATGGTTCCGGCGTCTGGTTGCGCGTGGAAAATCCCCGTCCCGTGCCTGTCCGCATTGCCTTGCTGGGCTCGCAGGCCTTCGTCGGCCTGTGCACCCGCCTGTCCATTACCGGTGTGCCCGTGTCGCCGGGCTACGCGCCACGGGAGTGGCTGGAGCTGCCGCCGCGCGGCGCCGCGTCCGTATGGATGGCGCGCGACTCCGCATGCGTGCGTCAGGCGCGCGTGAACGTCGGCGGCGTCGCGGTGATCGACACCGGCGCCGGACCGCGCTACTGGCGCTTCCTGGTGCGCGGCGTCGGGTACGCGCCGAGCGCTCCGAAATCTCGAATCGGGCCCTGACCCCGCAAGGAAGCGGAGCTAGAAAAAGTCGATCTTTATCGGCCCCCAGGGGCGGGTCCACCCGGATGCGTATAACCATGCCGCGCTGGTGATCTGGCAGTCCGCCCACATATAGCCCCAATTGCTCGCATCCTTCCGCCGGTACCCGAGCAATTTGTCCTGGCTGATCGCGCAAGGTAGCTGCTGGCCCGCGCGCGCATCCTTGGGCGCCCGCAGCGTATAGACCTGGACAGGCGCCGGCGGCATGGGCACGCCGTTCTTGTCGTAGCCGTTCAGGTAGATATTGACCTCGTAAAGGTCGCCCTCCCGCACATCGTCAACCAGGGTGATGTTCAGTACGAGATCGGGGTAGATATCGTAGGTATTGAGCTGGCGCGAAGTGCCGCCTTCCCATTCGGGCGCACGGTAGGTCGCATATTTCTCGGGATCGGGCATGACCAGGCCTTGCCCCACCGCGATGAAGTTGACGACGGGCGAGCAGATCGTATTGCTGCCCGCTTTCAAAACATACGCCACGGTGTTCTGCTTGCCCTGCGGCAGCATCACCCCATAGGGCACGCGGAAGTCGTTGGGAATGATGTTGGGGTCGCCGATATGCGCATAGGTTTGATTGCACACGATGGCCGCGGCCTCGTAGACGGCTGGCGGCAGCGGCGTATTGGCGTTGGCCGCGTAATCGAAGCTGCTCCAGGGCGGTATCTTCAGCTGGCCGTTGGCGCGCGACAGGCTGGGCGCCAGTAGCCCTTCCGCGGGCGTCAGCTGGTAATCGAAGAAGAGCAGTTCCAATGAGCGAAAGTTCTGGCCAGGTTGGTCGATCTTGGCCAGCAGGGTGCACAGGATGCTCTGCGGCGCGCAAACATACACGATCAGTCCGCCGTCTTTCCGCGTGGCCACGTGGATGAACGATTGTTCGTCCACCGGTATCGGCAGGAAGTCCGCATCGAAATAAAGGATCGCGCCGCGCGCTTCGCCGCTACCGATGGCCAGGGGCAGCGAGTCTCCTGCCGTCCCGTCGCCGAGCACCTGGATCGTGATCGTGATGGTCCTCCGTGGATCATGCGGATCGGCCGGCTCCGACGAAGACGCCTGCAGGCCGGTCGGCGCGGCGAGCTGTTTGTCGGCGCGGAAGTAAATGATCTCGGACATGGCTGTTCCTCAAGCATCGGAAGTTCGGCGGCGCTTCTCGCCGCCATCAGGTGCCTTCCGCGAAGTTGATCTTTACTGGCCGTTTATTGCCCACATAGGGAGCGGACCAGTCCTGTCCGTTGACTTGAAAATTCACGAACAGAAAGCCGGGGTCGGCCGCATCTTTCGCGCCGAATCCTTCCAAGGTGGCGATCGGTGAAGCCACCGACATCGTGTCCCCGGGTTGGACGTTCGGCGGCGCGATGATCGTGAGCAGATTGTCCCCACCCACGCCGTTCGGCAGCGGACTTCCGTCTCCCAGCATTCGGGTTTGCGGTTCGCCGGACGCGGTGTAGCCGTTCATGTAGATGAGAACGCTGTAGACGTCGCCTGGCTTGACATCGGAGGCGAAGGCCAGCACGACGTCGAAACCGGGTCCGTCGTCGCTGTCTTGCATGTCGCTCAGTCCCAGAGGCTCTTTCTTGGGCGGCTTACCCGGTGGGGCGCCGAACCACCATGGCAGGCCGTAGCGGTTTTGTATGTTGGGGTTCGGCATCAGCAGGGGCACGCCGACGATGGTGAACGGCCACGGCTTCGATAACCTCGGGGTGCCGTCGTCGGTCATGTAGACGATGCAGTTGTTGCCCGGGATCATCAGGCTATAGGGGATGTCCACGCCCGTGAACAAGGATTGGTATGTGTAGCTGCTGTTGTCCACGCGCCTGCCATTGACGACGATGGAAAGCTTCGCGTCGGAGCTCACGTTCGGGTCCGGGCTTTCCAGCAAAATGCTCAAGGCATAGTCGAAACTATTCCAGGCCGGTATCGTGACCTGCCCGTGCCCGTCAACCGAAAGCACCAGGGGCTCGAGGTTTGGGTCCATGACCTTGGACGCGGCGTCCTGGGTGTAATAGCAGCACGTCAACGTCTGATTGACGCCATAGTCGACCGGATCGGGTGTCGGGCTGGCGTAGACGTTGAATATGCAGCCGGGATACGACGGGTAGTGGAAGTTGGTGATAGCGATATAGACCGTCAGATGGCCTTGGGCATCCGACATGATGGACCCTCCATCCAGAACGGTCTGCGTGATGTTGGTCTGTTTGTCACTCTTCCAGTACTGGACGCGGTTTCGGTTCTGGTCGTCGCCCAGGTATACCGGAACCGCGCCCTGGGGCAACGATCCGTCGGCGTTGTGCACCTGTATGCCCAATCGATAATACGCCGTGGCGTCAGGCAGGACGTTCTGCTGGTTGGTGCCGGGGTCGTAAGGCATCGCGACATATTTGTCGACCGCGATATAGGGTATGTACAGGGCCATGGTGTCTTTCTCACTGTGGTTTGAATCGATGTTTCATCCGCTCGAGCGCCGTTGCGACGAGGATCACGACAGCGATGACGAAGGGGGGACGATCGTCGCGGTGTCGATGGCGATCGTGGCGCTTGCCTGCGACCAGTACGCCGTTTCACCACGCTGGACCGCGAAGTTCATCCGCAGCGTGCCCGGGGCGCCGTAGCCGGCCAGCAAGGCCTGCGGGATCGGGCCGAGCAACTGGGCCTGTCCGGTCGTCAAGTCATCGCCCGCCTGCAGCGTGTGCCGCAGCGTGGCGACGTTCCGCGCGGGTTGCGCGATGCTCGGACAACCCTCGGTATCGGGCAAGGGATACGTGCCGCTCAGATAGAAGTACACGGTGATCCGGTCGCCAGCCTGATACTTCCAGCCGGACTGTGTCGATCCGGGCTGTATCCTGACTGCCAGGCCGTTGACGATGTCGGCCGCCGTGACGCCTTGCAGGCTGGGCACCAGCGCAGGCATCGGCAGGGTCGGCGAAATCCCGCCGGTCCAGGGATCGGTCTGGGCCTGGCCCCGCGCGTCGAAAACCAGGGTCCCTCGCTGGGTCACGGCGATGCCGGTGCCGACGAAATAGGCGATCGTGTTGCCGGTGGGTTGCAGCATCGCATAGGCGATGTCGATGCTGTTGGGGGCCTGGGCATCGGCGACCTTGCCGGTATAGGCGACGCGGTAATTCAATATGATCGCCAGGGGCGCGTCCGGATCGAGCTGTTGGCCATTGCCATTGGCCGGCAGGCTGACGGTGAACGACGGCTCGGGCCAGGTCGATTCGTCCGGCATGGTCAGCAGCGGCGGCGTCGTGGACAAGTCCAGGTTTTCGATGGCCAGCGGGTACCGGCCGTCGGCATACTTGCCGCCCAGCGTGGACAGCCACAGATCGGTGTCGCACAGCGGCTGCTGCGCGTCGACCGGGTAATAGGCCTGCAGGTTGAAGAAGGTCGGAAAGCGGGCGCCGACCAGGACCTCGACCGAGCGATCCCGGGTCGTGACCGTATAAGCGCCGCTCACGGCCTGGATCTGGGTACCATCGCTGGTGTAGAGCTGGACGCCGTTGAGCTGGGCGGGGACGGTCTGCAACCTGATCTGGCCGTCACCTTCGTCGTTGTCCAGGGTCATCCCCGCCGTCAGCACCTGGCATGGGACGGATGGAAGAACGTTGCCGGATCCGGGATTGGTCGCCCAGGGCCGGGAGACCATGATGCCGGTCAATGGCGACGCATAAACGAAGCTGATCCGCGTGGTGGCGAAGTCGGTCTGGCCGGTGAGGGGATTAAAGCAGCTGGCGACCAGGGTGGCGTCGGGCAGGTCCCGCGTGCCTTCGTAGCTGATCGTGTTGACGGCCACGCCGTCGTCGCCGGTATAGGTGGGATTGGGAAAACCGAAGCTCAGCGCATAGGGCGGGTCGGCGTCGTCTTCGACATAGGGATAGACGGCCCAGGTGATGGGCGCGTTGACCATGGGCGTGGTCAGGTCGGCCTGCGTGTACTTGACGTTGATCGGGCAGGCGTAGCCGTTGCTGATGGGCTGGGGGCCATCCACCGTGATCCGCATGACCTTGGACACCGGCTCGACGTCGTTCGCCGTCAGGATCAATGACAACGTGGTGGAATCGGGCTGGCTGGACTGCGGGTTGGTGGTGCTGACGCGCACGATGGCCTGGACCCGATCGCCCTGGAACGTGCCGGGTCCAAGGAGCTGGTTGGTGGCCACGCCGTTGTCGTCGGTCCACGTGGATGCCTCCTGGAGCCGCGCCCCGCTGCCGTCCACGGTCGACCAGTCTATCTGGCGCTTGCCGGCCACGGGCTGGCCGTCGTCGTACAGATAGCTGACTTGCAGCACATGCCAGGTCAGGCCGTAGAGCGTGTCGCCTTCCAGGGAAACCAGGTCCAGCCAGGCGGCGGCATCGGACGGCGGCGTGGACGCGGCGGCGACCTGTACATCCAGGCTGCCGGCGACGGTTTCCTGCGTGGTGTCGTCATAGGAACTGGCGACGATGGTCAGGCCGGTGACCTGGTTCGGACCATAGGCCGTCATCGTGGTCGATGCGATGCCCTGGCTGTTCGTCTGAGACAGGTTGGGCGAGAACGCGGCGGTGTTCGGCGGCGTCGCGGCCCACTGGATGTCGGCTCCGGATACCGGCTTGCCGCCCACCGTGTAGGTGGCCGACACCGTGGACGGCGCATACATCACGGGCGCCGGCGTGATCGTCCCGACGACGATCTGGCCACCGGTGTCCGCCTGCGCGAGGAACGTGTAGGTGGAGCCGGCAGTGTCGTATTCGCCCCAGAGCGGGTTATAGATCCCGGCCTGGATGGCGATGCGGGTATCCGCCGTCAGCCCCACCGCGCGCAGGTCGACGGACGACGTGCCGCTGGTGTTCAGGGTGCCAGGATAGGGTGGCTTGAATTCGATGCTCCCGGCGGGGTCGGCCGACCACCGCACGGCATGTCCCGTCGCCCAGCCGCCGCTCGCGTAATTGAAGGTGAAGGTGTGCCAATCGCCGGAAGACAGCGGCTGGCTTGCATTGGGCTGGATGTACCGGTCGACGGAAGGCGTGCTGTATCCGAAGGTCAAGGTGAAATAACCCTGTTCCGGGACGCCAGGCGGATACATCGACTCCGCGAGCACCGCAGCGTTGTACAGGGTGTCCACGTCCTTGCCGGTCGCCCAGTTCACGGAGCTCCCGTTCTGCATCTGGGTGGACGGATAGGCGAGCGTGGCCCGCTTGTCCAGGGATTTCCAGGTGATGTTCGTGCCGTCCGGAATCGGCTTTTTCGAGTTGAGCGTCAGGGCCACCTGGGCGCCGGGACGGACGATTCCGGAGTTGCCGGAAAGGTTCGGCCAGACGGCTGCGGCATAGGGGCGCGGGTCCACCCCCAGCGGCCCGATCTGGATCGAGTCGGCCGGCGGGTTCAGTTCGTTGGTGGACGATATCCGCAGCCCGATGCCGATGGGCCGGCTATATCCGCTTTGCGTGAGTATGTAGAGCGTGCATTCCCCGTTCTGGTCCGTATAGGACCATGCGATCAGCGACGAGTAGTCGCCGGGCGGATTCAGGGGCATCGAGGAATACGAAATCGGATAGAAGGTGCCAAACGTGCCGCTGATGTTTTC
This genomic interval from Bordetella genomosp. 8 contains the following:
- the boxC gene encoding 2,3-epoxybenzoyl-CoA dihydrolase is translated as MTHAVPPVDFRTDPSRYRHWRLTTDGPIATLAMDVAEDGGLRPGYKLKLNSYDLGVDIELHDALQRIRFEHPEVRTVVVTSLKDRVFCSGANIFMLGLSSHAWKVNFCKFTNETRNGMEDASRHSGLKFIAAVNGACAGGGYELALACDEILLVDDRSSAVALPEVPLLGVLPGTGGLTRVIDKRKVRHDHADIFCTLVEGVRGERAKAWRLVDDVIKPQQFAAGVRERALALGEGSSRPAQAQGIVLTPLERRDSPEGLSYRYVSVEIDRERRLANWTVRAPDGDVPVQLDAILAQGAAWWPLQMARELDDAILWMRANELDIGTWVLRTQGDAQAVLAADAALQAHAEHWFVNETAGMLRRTLARLDVTSRTLFAFVEPGSCFAGTLLELALAADRIYMLDDEEAAAPARLVLGDRNFGAYPMVSGVSRLQRRFHGEAAPLEAVRAHAGQALAAPQALDLGLVTFAPDAIDWDDEVRLALEERGALSPDALTGMEANLRFGPRETMETRIFGRLTAWQNWIFNRPNAAGEKGALKLYGKGEQAQFDWNRV
- the boxA gene encoding benzoyl-CoA 2,3-epoxidase subunit BoxA translates to MNAPLPASLLKQHLIDPEICIRCNTCEETCPIDAITHDGNNYVVNPDVCNGCMACVPPCPTGSIDNWRVIPRARAYGVDDQFGWDALPPQEPVESLLAEAQAVAQAVAGQGGASASADAAPAFATPESASAALASAALAGAPDDALIEEGVAAAAVVVNRGATVPPWSAAHPYVNLYTHKEPVVATVVGNYRVTDDAADSDVRHIVLDFGEASFPVLEGQSIGILPPGVDARGRPHHARQYSVASPRDGERPGYNNLSLTVKRVAAGRDGNTHDGLCSNYLCDLAKHDTVRVIGPFGNTFLMPGRSGANLLMICTGTGSAPMRAMTERCRRRMDGKENGKLMLFFGARTRRELPYFGPLMKLPADFIDINLALSREPGQPKRYVQDLIVERAADVLALLNDDKTCVYVCGLKGMETGVLDALEHAAVQAGQDWSILHQALCRQGRLHFETY
- the boxB gene encoding benzoyl-CoA 2,3-epoxidase subunit BoxB, with the protein product MSGVNYSDRIPNNVNLSGDRALQRALEHWQPNYLQWWRDMGPDGSHGHDVYLRTAVSVEPDGWAHFDHVKMPDYRWGIFLAPQDGQRRIHFGENLGREVWQDVPGEHRANLRRIIVTQGDTEPASIEQQRHLGLTAPSQYDLRNLFQINVEEGRHLWAMVYLLHRYFGRDGREEADALLQRTSGDADNPRILGAFNEKTPDWLSFYMFTYFTDRDGKFQLCALAESGFDPLARTTKFMLTEEAHHMFVGESGVSRIIQRTCEVMNQLKTDDPASIRAAGVIDLPTIQRYLNFHYSVTIDLFGADQSSNAAIFYSAGLKGRYEEGKRQDDHQLKNDTYRILSLEGGRLGETEVPMLNALNEVLRDDFIRDSMAGVGRWNKVIEKNGLPFRLTVPHKAFNRQIGTLAGVNVTPEGQVVDDAQWRAGLPRWLPTEDDRAFVASLMGRVTEPGKFANWIAPPVMGVNRQPVDFEYIRFN
- a CDS encoding MaoC family dehydratase; its protein translation is MKFAEFKQGMVIHAGPLKVTEAEILDFARKYDPQWFHTDVKRANEGRWGGLIASGWHTCAMAMRMAVDAALHDSESFGSPGLGEVRWRVPVRPGDQLRLEARVHGVRSSSSRSDLGIINWAWVVYNQHDEAVLELDATSLFDLGEDTSA